A stretch of Desulfovibrio sp. TomC DNA encodes these proteins:
- a CDS encoding Na(+)/H(+) antiporter subunit D: MAGLDQIAGIHFLHPSIGFLALALVMGFLSNERYMTWRWLLLAPPVLAIFSVMTLTFGPDGARELATLHYLGQTLSLGRVDALSLVFANVFAIQALIGFIYALHVSDRGQHIAACLYIAGGFGCVFAGDYITLFIFWELMSVGSVFLIWLRRTPTATAAGFRYFLFHIFGGLFVLAGLLLRHADLGTFAFTAVSPDAARYYDYIILIGFLVNAACVPLHAWLPDAYPEATVTGAVFMSAFTTKTAVYVLARGYAGFEVLAIGGLVMCLYGVFYATIENNARRILSYHIVSQVGYMVCGIGIGTAMTLDGACAHAYAHILYKGLLFMGAGCLLYSAGTAKLTELGGLASRLPLVMICYMVGAVSISGMPLFNGFVSKTMTITGAAEAHRTWLALGMELAAVGTFLSVGIKLPYFAFWSKPTSTVELKPIPWNMYAGMIISSLLCLGIGIFPQTLYGLLPFPTDYTPYTAWHVLQACLILGFTGLGFYLMRKIIPPHASRNLDFDILYRLIGRGFVKLVSVPAAAIDNIWTDVYEKVGLKALIEAGFGTSVFDVKVIDGVLDGSARGVREVGGAGVARSQTGRLQDYLAAAVSIGLAIFAAVWFLG; encoded by the coding sequence ATGGCCGGCCTTGACCAGATCGCGGGCATCCATTTCCTGCACCCATCCATCGGTTTTCTGGCCCTGGCCCTGGTCATGGGCTTTCTTTCCAACGAACGCTACATGACTTGGCGCTGGCTGCTCCTGGCCCCCCCGGTCCTGGCCATCTTCTCGGTCATGACCTTGACCTTCGGGCCGGACGGCGCCCGTGAGCTGGCCACGCTCCATTACCTCGGCCAGACGCTGAGCCTTGGCCGGGTCGACGCCCTGTCCCTGGTCTTCGCCAATGTCTTTGCCATCCAGGCACTGATCGGCTTTATCTACGCCCTGCACGTGTCCGACCGGGGCCAGCACATCGCCGCCTGCCTCTACATTGCCGGCGGATTCGGCTGTGTCTTTGCCGGGGACTACATTACCCTGTTCATCTTTTGGGAGCTCATGAGCGTCGGCTCGGTGTTCCTGATCTGGCTGCGCCGGACGCCGACCGCCACGGCCGCCGGTTTCCGCTACTTCCTGTTCCACATCTTCGGCGGGCTGTTCGTCCTGGCCGGGTTGCTCCTGCGCCACGCGGATCTGGGCACCTTCGCCTTTACTGCCGTGTCGCCTGATGCCGCCCGCTACTACGACTACATCATCCTGATCGGCTTTTTGGTTAACGCCGCCTGCGTGCCGCTCCATGCCTGGTTGCCCGACGCCTATCCCGAGGCCACGGTGACCGGCGCGGTCTTCATGAGCGCCTTTACCACCAAGACCGCCGTCTACGTCCTGGCCCGCGGTTACGCCGGGTTCGAGGTGCTGGCCATCGGCGGGCTGGTCATGTGTCTCTACGGCGTTTTTTACGCGACCATCGAGAACAACGCCCGGCGCATCCTGTCGTATCACATCGTCTCCCAGGTGGGGTACATGGTGTGCGGCATCGGCATCGGCACGGCCATGACCCTGGACGGGGCCTGCGCCCACGCCTATGCCCACATCCTCTATAAGGGCCTGCTCTTTATGGGCGCGGGCTGTCTGCTCTATTCCGCCGGCACGGCCAAGCTGACCGAGCTTGGCGGACTGGCCTCGCGGCTGCCCCTGGTCATGATCTGCTACATGGTCGGCGCGGTCTCCATCTCGGGAATGCCGCTCTTTAACGGCTTCGTCTCCAAAACCATGACCATCACCGGCGCGGCCGAGGCCCATCGCACCTGGCTGGCGCTTGGCATGGAACTGGCGGCGGTCGGCACGTTCCTTTCGGTCGGCATCAAGCTGCCGTACTTCGCCTTCTGGTCCAAGCCGACCAGCACGGTGGAGTTAAAGCCCATTCCGTGGAACATGTACGCCGGCATGATCATCTCATCGCTGTTGTGCCTGGGCATCGGCATCTTCCCGCAGACCCTCTACGGGCTGCTGCCGTTTCCCACGGATTATACGCCATACACCGCCTGGCATGTGCTCCAGGCCTGTCTGATCCTCGGCTTTACCGGCCTTGGCTTCTACCTCATGCGCAAGATCATTCCGCCTCATGCCAGCCGCAACCTCGACTTCGACATCCTCTACCGGCTCATCGGCCGGGGATTCGTCAAGCTCGTCAGCGTTCCGGCCGCGGCCATCGACAACATCTGGACCGATGTCTACGAGAAGGTGGGTTTAAAGGCCCTGATCGAAGCGGGCTTTGGCACAAGCGTCTTTGACGTCAAGGTCATCGACGGGGTTCTCGACGGCTCGGCCCGGGGCGTGCGCGAAGTGGGCGGGGCCGGTGTCGCGCGCAGCCAGACCGGGCGCTTGCAGGACTATCTGGCCGCTGCCGTGTCGATTGGTTTGGCCATCTTCGCGGCCGTGTGGTTTCTCGGTTAA
- a CDS encoding monovalent cation/H+ antiporter subunit D family protein has product MAAAVTTIESARVLAPLVITFLAPFAVYLFRKNPNAREGVSFTAAALAFLSVVSMIPAVLAGSIWTYHLVTFFPGVSLKFAVDGLSLIFAIVATFLWFFATSYNIGYMRSLKEHAQTRYYFCFAVAIFGAVGVAFSGTIATLYLFYEVITVFTYPLVAHHQDVEGYHGARKYLVYLMGTSKLFLLPAMIMTYVLCGTLDFNLGDISRGMFPPTADPTLVTITYFLFIFGLAKAAIMPLHNWLPSAMVAPTPVSALLHAVAVVKAGVFSVSRIMLSCFGVDLLANLNLGLITAYMAAFTIVVASIIALTKDDLKARLAYSTVSQLSYIIIGVAMLSPLAVKGGLLHIAHHAFAKITLFFAAGAIYVATHIKYIPHLDGMGRKLPFTFGAFAIAALSMIGVPPVSGFVTKWYLANGAISIHQYILLLALLASTLLNAGYFVPVIYRAFFRPPAEGVDHSHFKEAPLVMVAPLCLTAVISVALGLFPDTFAVFVDAFGRF; this is encoded by the coding sequence ATGGCCGCTGCTGTTACCACCATTGAAAGCGCCAGGGTCCTTGCGCCCCTGGTCATCACCTTCCTGGCCCCGTTTGCCGTGTATCTGTTCCGGAAAAACCCCAACGCCCGCGAAGGCGTGTCCTTTACCGCTGCCGCCCTGGCGTTTTTATCAGTCGTGTCCATGATCCCGGCGGTTCTGGCCGGCAGCATCTGGACCTACCATCTGGTGACGTTTTTCCCGGGCGTTTCCCTCAAATTCGCCGTGGACGGCCTGTCGCTCATCTTCGCCATCGTCGCCACATTCCTGTGGTTTTTCGCCACCAGCTACAACATCGGCTACATGCGGTCACTCAAGGAACACGCCCAGACGCGCTATTACTTCTGCTTTGCCGTGGCCATCTTCGGCGCGGTCGGCGTGGCCTTCTCCGGGACCATTGCCACCCTCTACCTCTTTTATGAGGTCATCACTGTCTTCACCTATCCGCTGGTCGCCCACCACCAGGACGTCGAGGGCTACCACGGCGCACGCAAATACCTGGTCTACCTCATGGGCACCTCCAAGCTCTTCCTGCTGCCGGCCATGATTATGACCTACGTGCTGTGCGGCACGCTTGATTTCAATCTTGGCGACATCTCGCGCGGCATGTTCCCGCCGACAGCCGACCCGACGCTGGTGACCATCACCTACTTCCTGTTCATCTTCGGCCTGGCCAAAGCGGCCATTATGCCCCTGCACAACTGGCTGCCCTCGGCCATGGTCGCGCCCACCCCGGTCTCGGCCCTGCTGCACGCCGTGGCCGTGGTCAAGGCCGGTGTGTTCTCGGTGTCGCGCATCATGCTGTCGTGCTTTGGCGTGGACCTGCTGGCCAACTTGAACCTCGGCCTCATCACCGCCTACATGGCCGCCTTCACCATCGTGGTGGCCTCCATCATCGCCCTGACCAAGGACGACCTCAAGGCCCGGCTGGCCTATTCCACGGTCAGCCAGCTCTCCTACATTATAATAGGCGTGGCCATGCTCTCCCCCCTGGCCGTCAAGGGCGGCCTGCTCCACATCGCCCACCACGCCTTTGCCAAGATCACGCTCTTCTTCGCCGCAGGCGCCATTTATGTGGCCACCCACATCAAGTACATTCCGCATCTGGACGGCATGGGCCGCAAGCTCCCGTTTACCTTCGGAGCCTTTGCCATCGCCGCTCTGTCCATGATCGGCGTGCCGCCGGTCTCCGGGTTCGTGACCAAATGGTATCTGGCCAACGGGGCCATCAGCATCCACCAATACATTTTGCTTTTGGCCTTGCTGGCCTCCACGCTCTTAAACGCCGGGTACTTCGTACCAGTGATCTATCGGGCGTTTTTCCGGCCGCCGGCCGAGGGCGTGGATCATTCCCACTTCAAGGAAGCGCCCCTGGTGATGGTTGCGCCGTTGTGTCTCACTGCGGTCATTTCCGTGGCCCTGGGTCTTTTCCCGGACACCTTTGCCGTCTTTGTGGACGCATTTGGCAGATTCTAG
- the nuoK gene encoding NADH-quinone oxidoreductase subunit NuoK, which translates to MNPLIYYQVVAVLLLGLGLYALVGRRTLVGMLIGVELMLNGAGLSIVAAAQLTPTDAVLGQLGALLVMGLAAAEATLVLAIVLVVSKRFGDASADAPSELKG; encoded by the coding sequence ATGAATCCGCTCATCTATTACCAGGTCGTGGCTGTGCTCTTGCTGGGCCTTGGGCTGTATGCCCTGGTCGGCCGGCGCACCCTTGTCGGGATGCTCATTGGCGTTGAGCTGATGTTAAACGGCGCAGGACTTTCCATCGTCGCCGCCGCCCAGCTCACCCCCACCGATGCGGTCCTGGGCCAACTCGGGGCGCTGCTCGTCATGGGGCTGGCCGCTGCCGAGGCCACCCTGGTCCTGGCCATTGTCCTGGTGGTTTCCAAACGATTCGGGGACGCCTCGGCAGACGCCCCCAGCGAACTCAAGGGGTAG
- a CDS encoding NADH-quinone oxidoreductase subunit J: MNEVYLGQFAFAFYTLIVLAGGVLAVSAASLVRAMLGLVVSLFGVAGLYLLLLAEFVALMQILIYVGAVTVLIFFAIMLTRASADGGEADGLSGAGALRAIPIVLVPAGILVPFLSVYGVAGLPTPKNVSPAELGAGLLGPYTLAFELISVVLLAAMAGAVLLAFEKRGAK; this comes from the coding sequence ATGAACGAAGTGTATCTTGGGCAGTTCGCCTTCGCATTCTACACCCTGATCGTCCTTGCCGGCGGCGTCCTCGCCGTCTCGGCGGCAAGTCTGGTCAGGGCCATGCTGGGCCTGGTTGTGTCCCTGTTCGGCGTTGCCGGACTCTATCTGCTGCTCCTGGCCGAATTCGTGGCCCTCATGCAGATCCTTATTTATGTCGGTGCCGTCACCGTCCTCATCTTTTTCGCCATCATGCTCACTCGCGCTTCGGCGGACGGCGGCGAGGCTGACGGCCTGTCCGGCGCCGGCGCCCTGCGGGCCATCCCCATTGTCCTGGTGCCGGCCGGCATCCTCGTGCCGTTTCTGAGCGTCTACGGCGTCGCGGGCCTGCCCACACCCAAAAACGTCAGTCCGGCCGAGCTCGGGGCCGGGCTGCTTGGACCCTACACCCTGGCCTTCGAGCTCATCTCCGTGGTGCTCCTGGCCGCCATGGCCGGCGCGGTCCTGCTGGCCTTTGAAAAGCGAGGCGCCAAATGA